One genomic window of Clostridioides sp. ES-S-0054-01 includes the following:
- a CDS encoding sigma 54-interacting transcriptional regulator gives MILLRKKIGIIASDIELKERIEELYREDVENGTIIIDILNLDLMENQGRILVEKGAQAIIGRGGGYSLVIDTVNVPVIPMNMKSTDLLRAIELAKQYSKKVVLILGDNEVSFDYVGWRNVISTEITEEWFESKYEIRSKVVKYIDQKDEVVIVGGGLACSFARQYGIDSVFATASDESIREAVEYCKKLLDTLGEEKFNNEVLRNILDGIKDGVIAIDSNGSIILYNESAKNMLKVERKCALNKYILDVFPKMEWMLDCLHEKEDVEDRKIRNINNLIVNTRTTLIKVDNSTYGVLGIIQDITKLQNLERKIRFDLNQKGLYARYTFDDFLFKDKLTKEFIEEAKKIGKSDYTTLLYGESGSGKEIIAHSIHNISKRKDRPFVAINCATIAENLLESELFGYEEGAFTGARKGGKRGLFELAHGGTLFLDEINSLSFNIQTKLLRVIEERQIMRIGSDYIIPLDIRIIAATNESLTEKIVMGTFRADLFYRLSSLEINIPPLRDRREDIIPLFKNFVNEVLKDDGLNGINSIDENFVLTKDEMDKLYNYSWPGNVRELKTIAQKYVVTGKIKLRQDRIFKTKKVLPSSEIDKFNSETTASVEVQDESIDISKINDGKVSIDIKEVNKYVEEKIISMLFAQGLSKNEVAQVLGISRTSLWKKYNKNI, from the coding sequence GTGATTTTGTTGCGAAAAAAAATAGGAATTATAGCCTCTGATATTGAATTAAAAGAGAGAATAGAAGAATTATATAGAGAAGATGTAGAAAATGGAACTATAATAATTGACATACTTAATCTAGACTTAATGGAAAATCAAGGACGTATACTTGTTGAAAAAGGTGCTCAAGCTATAATTGGTAGAGGTGGAGGTTATAGTCTAGTAATAGATACAGTAAATGTACCTGTTATACCAATGAATATGAAATCAACTGACCTCTTAAGGGCAATAGAATTAGCAAAACAGTATTCTAAAAAAGTAGTATTAATTCTTGGGGATAACGAAGTTTCTTTTGATTATGTTGGCTGGAGAAATGTTATAAGTACTGAAATAACTGAAGAATGGTTTGAATCTAAGTATGAGATAAGAAGTAAAGTTGTAAAATATATAGACCAAAAAGATGAAGTTGTAATCGTAGGTGGAGGTCTAGCTTGTTCTTTTGCAAGACAATATGGCATTGATAGTGTATTTGCAACTGCTAGTGATGAATCTATAAGAGAAGCTGTTGAGTATTGTAAGAAATTATTGGATACATTAGGTGAAGAAAAATTTAATAATGAAGTGTTGCGAAATATACTCGATGGTATAAAAGATGGAGTAATTGCGATAGATAGTAATGGTAGTATAATTTTGTACAATGAAAGTGCAAAAAATATGCTTAAAGTAGAGAGAAAATGTGCACTCAATAAATACATATTAGATGTGTTCCCAAAAATGGAGTGGATGTTAGATTGTTTACATGAAAAAGAGGATGTAGAAGATAGAAAGATAAGAAATATAAATAACTTAATTGTTAATACTAGAACGACATTGATAAAAGTTGATAATAGTACTTACGGGGTTTTAGGAATAATACAAGATATAACTAAGCTACAAAACTTAGAAAGAAAAATAAGATTTGATTTAAATCAAAAAGGTCTCTATGCTAGATATACTTTTGATGATTTTTTATTTAAAGATAAATTAACTAAAGAGTTTATTGAAGAAGCTAAGAAAATTGGAAAAAGCGACTATACAACTTTACTCTATGGAGAAAGTGGGTCTGGTAAAGAAATTATAGCCCATAGTATACACAATATAAGTAAAAGAAAAGACAGACCTTTTGTTGCCATAAACTGTGCTACTATAGCAGAGAACTTGCTTGAAAGTGAACTTTTTGGATATGAAGAAGGTGCATTTACTGGTGCTAGAAAAGGTGGAAAAAGAGGGTTGTTTGAACTTGCTCATGGAGGGACACTTTTTTTAGATGAAATAAATAGTCTATCTTTTAATATTCAGACAAAACTATTAAGAGTAATAGAAGAACGCCAAATAATGAGAATTGGTTCTGATTATATAATACCTTTAGATATAAGAATTATTGCAGCAACGAATGAATCTTTGACTGAAAAAATAGTTATGGGTACATTTAGAGCAGATTTATTTTATAGGTTGAGTAGTTTGGAAATAAATATTCCTCCCCTAAGAGATAGAAGAGAAGATATAATACCTTTGTTTAAAAATTTTGTAAATGAAGTATTAAAGGATGATGGTCTTAATGGAATAAACAGCATAGATGAAAATTTTGTTTTGACTAAAGATGAAATGGATAAACTATATAATTATAGTTGGCCTGGAAATGTAAGAGAGCTAAAGACAATAGCTCAAAAATATGTTGTGACAGGTAAAATTAAATTAAGACAAGATAGAATTTTTAAAACTAAAAAAGTACTTCCTAGTTCTGAGATAGACAAATTTAATTCTGAAACGACAGCAAGTGTAGAAGTCCAAGATGAGTCTATAGATATAAGTAAGATAAATGATGGTAAGGTAAGTATAGATATAAAAGAAGTAAATAAGTATGTTGAAGAAAAAATAATAAGCATGCTTTTTGCTCAGGGACTTTCTAAAAATGAAGTTGCACAAGTTCTTGGAATAAGTAGGACATCTTTATGGAAAAAATACAACAAAAATATTTAG
- a CDS encoding DUF3785 domain-containing protein: protein MSLYKFIYNDKEYLLKEDNCSALINDEENPVQGVSISKIIDILNEAEEVDFDIEYYQEACPLCLEGVKEKKKFFPFLEYHFYIFSKDGEYVISNISIDYKGLSFNKLSRANKVDNSYIVSVIICENCQDYIVQIENCIV, encoded by the coding sequence ATGAGTTTATACAAATTTATATATAATGATAAGGAATATTTATTAAAAGAGGATAATTGTAGCGCTTTAATAAATGATGAAGAAAATCCAGTTCAAGGAGTAAGTATTTCAAAAATAATTGATATACTTAATGAAGCAGAAGAAGTTGATTTTGATATAGAATATTATCAAGAAGCATGTCCACTGTGTTTAGAAGGAGTAAAAGAAAAGAAAAAATTCTTTCCATTTTTAGAATATCATTTTTATATTTTCAGTAAAGATGGAGAATACGTAATAAGTAATATATCTATTGATTATAAAGGATTATCTTTTAATAAATTATCAAGGGCAAATAAGGTTGATAATAGTTATATTGTAAGTGTGATAATTTGTGAGAATTGTCAGGATTATATAGTTCAGATAGAAAATTGTATAGTTTAG
- a CDS encoding alpha-hydroxy-acid oxidizing protein produces the protein MNYNDLLKSARENFNGTCKVCKICNGLACAGNVPGMGGKGSGSSFIENRKSLEKIKINMRVIHNVSNPDTSIELFGKKMSSPIFAAPISGTILNMGGKVSEKEYIEPVVRGCSNSGIYAMVGDTNVDTFLLDNLDVLKDNGGDGIVFIKPWKNSKIIEKIKLSEKAGAFAVGVDLDACGLINKQHQENPFSPKTIDEIGELVESTRLPFIIKGIMTVDDALMAVESGASAIIVSNHGGRVLDYTPGTCDVLPDIAKAVKGKITILVDGGVRTGVDVVKMLGLGADAVLIGRPFVTASFGGGIDGVEFFIDKIRNELYETMILTGCQEVKDIDSRVIWK, from the coding sequence ATGAATTATAATGACCTGCTAAAATCAGCCAGAGAAAACTTTAATGGAACATGCAAAGTATGTAAAATTTGTAATGGATTAGCTTGTGCTGGAAATGTTCCTGGTATGGGTGGTAAAGGAAGTGGCTCATCTTTTATTGAGAATAGAAAGAGTCTAGAAAAAATAAAGATAAATATGAGAGTAATACATAATGTTTCAAATCCAGATACATCTATAGAATTGTTTGGTAAAAAAATGAGTTCTCCTATATTCGCTGCACCCATATCAGGTACTATATTAAATATGGGCGGTAAAGTTTCTGAAAAAGAATACATAGAACCTGTTGTTAGAGGTTGCTCCAATTCTGGAATTTATGCCATGGTTGGTGATACTAATGTAGATACTTTTTTATTGGATAATTTAGATGTATTAAAAGATAATGGTGGAGATGGGATTGTATTTATAAAGCCTTGGAAAAATTCAAAGATAATAGAAAAGATTAAATTGTCTGAAAAAGCAGGTGCTTTTGCAGTTGGTGTAGACCTTGATGCTTGTGGATTAATCAACAAACAGCATCAAGAAAATCCTTTTTCTCCTAAGACAATTGATGAAATTGGAGAATTGGTTGAGTCTACTAGATTACCTTTTATTATAAAAGGAATTATGACTGTAGATGATGCTTTGATGGCTGTAGAATCTGGTGCCAGTGCTATTATAGTTTCAAATCATGGTGGAAGAGTGCTTGATTATACTCCTGGTACTTGTGATGTACTTCCAGATATAGCTAAGGCTGTAAAGGGAAAGATAACAATACTTGTTGACGGTGGTGTTAGAACTGGTGTTGATGTAGTTAAGATGCTTGGTTTAGGTGCTGATGCTGTTTTGATAGGGAGACCTTTTGTTACTGCTTCTTTTGGTGGTGGTATTGATGGTGTGGAGTTTTTTATAGATAAGATTAGAAATGAGTTGTATGAGACTATGATTTTGACTGGTTGTCAAGAGGTTAAGGATATTGATAGTAGGGTTATATGGAAATGA
- a CDS encoding peptidoglycan-binding protein has protein sequence MHLVQILCRNLAGVNIEPDSQFGNNTYNAVKTLQGKLGLTRDGIVGKQTWEAAGNRIP, from the coding sequence GTGCATTTGGTTCAAATTTTATGTAGGAATCTAGCAGGTGTTAATATTGAGCCTGATAGCCAATTTGGAAATAATACATATAATGCAGTTAAAACATTACAAGGTAAACTTGGTTTAACAAGAGATGGAATCGTAGGAAAACAAACTTGGGAAGCTGCAGGAAATAGAATTCCATAA
- a CDS encoding M56 family metallopeptidase codes for MLYIFENLIQTTIICSIGICLLLFLTKFFFKNFSKKFNYYIWLIIIFRMLFFMFNYTILYEGKKSKSNLVGNNIIKIIPMNNNFMLYLTYLWIFITILIAVYTFIKYTKFKNFVVDVSYDIEDDDINCIYRSLVKELNIRNRIKLRGSDELTSPAGMGLFKSYIFLPDYSYSKDELSWVLRHELMHFKNKDILIKFLILFVKIIYWFNPFVYIMSNRVNLDCELCCDESVLNNCSLKEKKEYALALIKSIKLSKNYNGSILTTEFNKTNLEKRLESIVKKKGKSGIIIAFTLTCISLVTYFNFEKISFDNSNTLRTIGILNNTKADLKEDGLSGRTRMYQDY; via the coding sequence ATGTTATATATATTTGAAAATCTTATACAAACAACTATTATATGTAGTATTGGTATTTGTCTGTTATTATTTTTAACAAAATTTTTCTTTAAGAATTTTAGTAAGAAGTTTAATTATTATATTTGGTTGATAATAATTTTTAGAATGTTATTTTTTATGTTTAATTATACAATATTATATGAGGGAAAAAAATCTAAAAGTAATTTAGTAGGAAATAATATTATAAAAATTATTCCTATGAATAATAACTTTATGCTATATCTAACTTATTTATGGATATTTATAACTATACTAATTGCAGTTTATACATTCATAAAATATACAAAATTTAAGAACTTTGTTGTTGACGTATCTTATGATATTGAAGATGATGATATAAATTGTATCTATAGAAGTTTGGTGAAAGAACTAAATATAAGGAATAGAATTAAATTAAGAGGTTCTGATGAATTGACAAGTCCAGCAGGTATGGGATTATTTAAGTCATACATATTTTTACCAGATTATTCTTATAGTAAGGATGAATTAAGTTGGGTTTTAAGACATGAATTAATGCATTTTAAAAACAAGGATATTCTAATAAAATTTCTAATTTTGTTTGTAAAAATAATATATTGGTTTAATCCATTTGTCTATATAATGAGCAATAGAGTAAATCTAGATTGTGAATTATGTTGTGATGAAAGTGTTTTAAATAACTGTTCTTTGAAAGAGAAAAAAGAATATGCATTAGCACTTATAAAGTCAATTAAGTTAAGTAAGAATTATAATGGTAGTATTTTGACAACAGAGTTTAATAAGACAAACTTAGAAAAGAGACTTGAGAGTATTGTTAAAAAGAAGGGTAAAAGTGGTATTATAATAGCATTTACCTTGACTTGTATATCTTTAGTAACTTATTTTAATTTTGAAAAAATTAGCTTTGATAATTCTAATACTTTGAGAACAATAGGAATTCTCAATAATACAAAAGCAGATCTTAAAGAAGATGGCTTATCAGGTCGTACACGTATGTATCAAGACTATTAA
- a CDS encoding protease, whose amino-acid sequence MNNCMIYIFENLIQTTIICSIGICLLLFLKRYVFKKFSKRFNYYIWLVIVFRMLLFLFNYTVTYEVKKNNRNTVGNSITQIDIPKDNNLMLYVAYLWVFVAIVIAVYTFIKYTRFKNLVVDVSYDIEDNDVNYLYKNLLEELNIKKKIELRGSDELISPAGMGLFKSYIFLPDYPYSKDELTWILKHELMHFKNKDILIKFLVLSVKIIYCFNPLVYIMSSKVNLDCELCCDESVLADCSLRDKKEYALALIKSIKLSKNYHSGVLTTEFNKTNLEKRLESIVKKKGKSGIIIAFTLICVSLATYFNFEKISFDNSNTLRTIGIFNNTKADLKGDGLSGRTRMYQDY is encoded by the coding sequence ATGAATAATTGTATGATATATATCTTTGAAAATCTTATACAGACAACTATTATATGTAGTATTGGTATTTGTCTATTATTATTTTTGAAAAGATATGTGTTTAAAAAGTTTAGTAAGAGATTCAATTATTATATTTGGTTGGTAATAGTCTTTAGAATGTTACTTTTTCTATTTAATTATACTGTAACTTATGAAGTAAAGAAGAATAACAGAAATACAGTAGGAAATAGTATTACACAAATTGATATTCCTAAAGATAATAATCTTATGCTATATGTAGCTTATTTATGGGTATTTGTAGCAATAGTTATTGCAGTTTATACATTTATAAAGTATACAAGGTTTAAAAATCTTGTTGTTGATGTATCTTATGATATTGAGGATAATGATGTAAACTATCTCTATAAAAATTTATTAGAAGAATTAAACATAAAAAAGAAAATTGAGCTAAGAGGTTCTGATGAATTGATAAGCCCAGCAGGTATGGGATTATTTAAGTCATACATATTTTTACCAGATTATCCTTATAGTAAGGATGAGTTAACTTGGATTTTAAAACATGAATTGATGCATTTTAAAAACAAAGATATTCTAATAAAGTTTTTAGTGTTGTCTGTGAAAATAATATATTGCTTTAATCCACTTGTTTATATAATGAGCAGTAAAGTAAATCTAGATTGTGAATTATGTTGTGATGAAAGTGTTTTAGCTGATTGTTCTCTAAGAGATAAAAAAGAATATGCATTAGCACTTATAAAGTCAATTAAGTTAAGTAAGAATTATCATAGTGGGGTTTTAACTACAGAATTTAATAAGACAAACTTAGAAAAGAGACTTGAGAGTATTGTTAAAAAGAAGGGTAAAAGTGGTATTATAATAGCATTTACTTTGATTTGTGTGTCTTTAGCAACTTATTTTAATTTTGAAAAAATTAGTTTTGATAATTCCAATACTTTGAGAACAATAGGGATTTTCAATAATACAAAAGCAGATCTTAAAGGAGATGGTTTGTCAGGTCGTACACGTATGTATCAAGACTATTAA
- a CDS encoding BlaI/MecI/CopY family transcriptional regulator, with product MMIKKIPQAELKVMKFIWRVDATVTSKEVIEAMGKKYGWKQTTTLTLLSRLVKRGFLDAQKIDRYTHYTIVIKHKEYLSFETKDFLTNIHDDSLKSLIVALHDDENIGKDTLNFLESYFENLKDE from the coding sequence ATGATGATAAAGAAAATACCACAAGCAGAACTAAAAGTAATGAAATTCATTTGGAGAGTAGATGCTACAGTGACATCAAAAGAGGTTATTGAAGCTATGGGAAAAAAATATGGCTGGAAACAAACTACTACACTGACACTTTTATCGAGACTAGTAAAAAGAGGATTTTTAGATGCTCAAAAAATAGACAGATATACACATTACACAATAGTTATAAAACACAAAGAATATTTAAGTTTTGAGACAAAGGATTTCCTAACTAATATACATGATGACTCTTTGAAAAGCTTAATTGTAGCATTACATGATGATGAAAACATAGGTAAAGACACGCTGAACTTTTTAGAAAGTTATTTTGAAAATTTGAAGGATGAATAA
- a CDS encoding B3/4 domain-containing protein: MKKFVVEDAFWNLFPSAKIGVVICHDIDNFIKDEDYKKIILQGEEEALKHLENSEFSNNQVIKVWREAFKKFKTKKGARSSIEALLKRVHNGNHIGTINPLVDIYNFISLKYALPCGGEDIDKFIGDIRLTRAIGNEEFIPLGTDENSSPYEGEIVYKDDAGAICRCWNWREAVRTMLTENTNNAFLCIELVDESRFKEFENALNELAKIVQEKLGGRCKISILDIDNREVSIN; encoded by the coding sequence ATGAAAAAATTTGTTGTTGAGGATGCGTTTTGGAATCTATTTCCTAGTGCAAAGATTGGGGTTGTTATCTGTCATGATATAGATAACTTTATAAAAGATGAAGACTATAAGAAAATAATTTTGCAGGGAGAAGAAGAAGCATTAAAACACTTGGAGAATTCAGAATTTAGCAACAACCAAGTGATTAAAGTATGGAGAGAAGCATTTAAAAAATTTAAAACGAAAAAAGGAGCAAGGTCGTCTATTGAGGCATTATTAAAAAGAGTCCATAATGGAAATCATATAGGAACTATTAACCCCTTAGTGGATATCTACAATTTTATCTCATTAAAATATGCATTACCTTGTGGAGGAGAAGATATAGATAAATTTATAGGAGATATTAGGCTAACTAGAGCAATTGGCAATGAGGAATTTATTCCACTAGGGACAGATGAAAATTCATCTCCATATGAAGGAGAGATAGTTTATAAAGATGATGCTGGAGCAATTTGTAGATGTTGGAATTGGCGTGAAGCAGTGAGAACTATGCTTACTGAAAATACTAACAATGCCTTTTTATGTATTGAATTAGTAGATGAAAGTAGATTTAAAGAATTTGAAAATGCTTTAAATGAATTAGCTAAAATAGTTCAAGAAAAACTAGGTGGGAGATGTAAAATTTCAATTTTAGATATTGACAATAGAGAAGTATCAATAAATTAA
- a CDS encoding transglycosylase domain-containing protein, whose amino-acid sequence MGYYNDDDNNKIRRKKVSNSKDSNKKSKHYKTSSSKRISEKVDSQNLIKRDRDSFTRDNVRPLNTDYKQRERRRGEYKERETKLKSKKRKKQKRIKIVRALLSIMLVALIVFSVIGAIFTVSAIKGSPEITKKLIRSKYISSEVVSIKQMPNDLKHAIVSIEDERFYKHKGVDAISLVRSVLNNVFTDTTQGGSTIDMQVSKNLLTSDDKNMKRKIRDMYNAKQMNKIMTKDEILEAYLNNMYLGKNAYGAAKGAEVYFGKKVSELNLAECAMLAGMTNNPARYIDHGEAKKRQVIVLYKMHELGYITDKEYRIAKADDTPFKSEID is encoded by the coding sequence ATGGGTTATTACAACGATGATGATAATAATAAAATAAGACGTAAAAAAGTCAGCAACAGTAAAGATAGTAATAAAAAATCTAAACATTATAAGACAAGTTCTAGCAAAAGAATAAGTGAAAAAGTAGATTCACAGAATCTTATAAAAAGAGATAGAGATAGTTTTACAAGAGATAATGTAAGACCTTTAAATACAGATTATAAGCAAAGAGAAAGAAGAAGAGGCGAGTATAAAGAAAGAGAGACAAAATTAAAAAGTAAAAAAAGAAAAAAACAAAAAAGGATTAAAATAGTTAGAGCATTGTTATCTATTATGCTAGTTGCACTGATTGTATTTTCAGTGATAGGTGCAATATTTACAGTTTCAGCTATAAAAGGTTCACCTGAAATTACTAAAAAATTAATTAGGTCTAAATATATAAGTAGTGAGGTTGTAAGTATAAAGCAAATGCCAAATGATTTAAAGCACGCAATAGTTTCTATAGAGGATGAGAGATTTTATAAGCATAAAGGAGTAGATGCTATTTCTCTAGTTAGGTCAGTACTAAATAATGTGTTTACAGATACAACGCAAGGTGGAAGTACTATAGATATGCAAGTTTCAAAGAACCTGCTTACTAGTGATGATAAAAATATGAAACGAAAAATAAGAGATATGTATAATGCTAAGCAGATGAATAAGATTATGACTAAGGATGAAATTCTTGAAGCTTATTTAAATAATATGTATCTAGGCAAAAATGCATATGGAGCTGCAAAGGGAGCTGAAGTCTACTTTGGTAAAAAAGTTAGTGAATTAAATCTAGCTGAATGCGCTATGTTGGCTGGTATGACAAATAACCCTGCAAGGTATATTGACCATGGAGAGGCTAAGAAGAGACAGGTGATTGTATTGTATAAGATGCATGAGCTTGGTTATATAACTGATAAGGAGTATAGAATAGCAAAAGCTGATGACACTCCATTTAAATCTGAAATTGATTAA
- a CDS encoding 3'-5' exonuclease — protein MKEYVVVDLETTGLDPYKGCEIIEIGITEIKNEQIVKNYSRLIKPKGIISSFITELTHISNEMVENEEPLELVLPRFRKYIGNRTIIAHNAKFDLKFLNYYLRTLDLEPINNYICTLELLKKCKSYKGKNKKLETACAYYNIENINAHRADSDTLATAKLFLKIKDEY, from the coding sequence ATGAAAGAATATGTAGTTGTGGATTTAGAAACTACAGGATTAGATCCATATAAAGGTTGTGAAATAATAGAAATAGGAATAACAGAAATAAAAAATGAACAAATTGTAAAAAACTATTCAAGGTTGATAAAACCTAAAGGAATAATTTCTTCATTTATAACAGAATTGACACATATAAGCAATGAAATGGTAGAAAATGAAGAACCTTTAGAATTAGTTTTACCTAGATTTAGAAAATACATAGGTAATAGAACTATAATTGCACACAATGCGAAATTTGATTTAAAGTTTTTAAATTACTATCTTAGAACATTAGATTTAGAACCAATAAACAATTATATATGTACGCTAGAGTTATTAAAAAAGTGTAAAAGTTATAAAGGAAAAAATAAGAAGCTTGAAACAGCTTGTGCTTATTACAATATAGAGAATATAAATGCTCATAGAGCTGACAGTGATACTTTAGCAACTGCAAAACTATTTTTGAAAATAAAAGATGAATATTAA
- a CDS encoding exonuclease domain-containing protein produces the protein MKRVYIDFEMNMPNSKSKRAVLNSDIIAIGAVMYNEKTKNIAKFKSLIRPVSNDELYPHIQELTHISSEELKNAPSYEEVMRKFKKWLGIFSDIKGIYTFGNLDLTCFNNTDMRSSKKNNHPRFVNNIRDLFVDIKEKYINCGMRCMNYISLKNLLEFINLEFSGDAHDPLNDAYNLFILDEAITNNIDIQNLLIIRDIIRPPFNSINCNLDNCFDKFKESLYKKEGNYNIVDFSIEIIKTVRMYLSTIIDVNIQNLEVVKDISKKLDTIDKLKDIAEGYFYLLEDVYFDMKDILEDLMLYRVHEDEYKYEVENIIKMFDEDLYNEKIYISEFNNLNVINKV, from the coding sequence TTGAAAAGAGTATATATAGATTTTGAAATGAATATGCCAAATTCTAAATCAAAGAGAGCAGTATTAAATTCTGATATAATTGCAATTGGAGCAGTTATGTATAATGAAAAAACAAAAAATATTGCTAAATTTAAATCTTTAATAAGACCAGTAAGTAATGATGAATTGTATCCTCATATACAGGAATTAACACATATATCTTCTGAAGAATTGAAGAATGCACCAAGTTATGAAGAGGTCATGAGAAAGTTTAAAAAATGGCTTGGCATATTTTCTGACATTAAAGGGATATATACTTTTGGTAATTTAGATTTGACATGTTTCAATAACACAGATATGAGAAGTTCTAAAAAAAATAATCATCCAAGATTTGTAAATAATATTAGAGATTTATTTGTAGATATAAAAGAAAAATATATAAACTGTGGTATGAGATGTATGAACTATATATCATTGAAAAATTTACTTGAATTTATTAACTTAGAGTTTAGTGGAGATGCTCATGACCCATTAAATGATGCATATAATTTATTTATTTTGGATGAAGCAATCACAAATAATATAGATATACAAAATCTTTTGATAATACGTGATATAATAAGACCACCATTCAATTCTATAAATTGTAATTTAGATAATTGTTTTGATAAATTTAAGGAGTCACTATATAAAAAAGAAGGAAATTATAATATTGTAGATTTTTCGATTGAGATAATAAAAACTGTGAGAATGTACTTATCAACAATCATAGATGTAAATATACAAAATTTAGAGGTTGTGAAGGATATAAGTAAAAAATTGGATACTATAGATAAATTGAAAGATATAGCGGAAGGTTATTTTTATTTATTAGAAGATGTGTATTTCGACATGAAAGACATACTAGAAGACTTAATGCTTTATAGAGTGCATGAAGATGAGTATAAGTATGAGGTAGAAAATATAATAAAAATGTTTGATGAGGACTTATATAATGAAAAAATATATATAAGTGAATTTAATAATTTAAATGTTATTAACAAGGTATAG
- a CDS encoding tRNA 2-thiocytidine biosynthesis protein TtcA: MSELSGKGCEIIVPFEERLPVRDIEKSIIKKYRKNLWSKFMKAIRDYKLVEEGDKIAVAISGGKDSILMAKMFQELKKHGQVNFDVEFVAMDPGYHANIRQLLIDNCKYLNIPIHLFDSRIFEIADEIAKDYPCYMCARMRRGALYSKAEELGCNKLALGHHYDDVIETTMLNLLCAGNFKTMLPKLNSTNFEGIKIIRPLYYIREEHIIRFIQHSGIWPLNCACMVAAKKTGNKRYEIKDLIKSLEPNFKNVEKSIFKAAENVNLDSVLGWQKDGEKHSFLENFE; this comes from the coding sequence ATGAGTGAGCTATCAGGAAAAGGCTGTGAAATTATAGTTCCTTTTGAGGAAAGGCTTCCAGTAAGAGATATAGAAAAAAGTATAATAAAAAAGTATAGAAAAAATTTATGGTCCAAGTTTATGAAGGCAATAAGAGATTATAAATTAGTTGAAGAAGGGGATAAGATAGCTGTAGCAATTTCTGGTGGAAAAGACAGTATTCTTATGGCTAAAATGTTTCAAGAGTTAAAGAAACATGGACAAGTTAATTTTGATGTTGAATTTGTTGCTATGGACCCTGGATACCATGCAAATATAAGACAATTACTTATAGATAATTGTAAATATCTAAATATACCAATACATTTATTTGATTCAAGAATATTTGAAATAGCAGATGAAATAGCAAAAGATTATCCATGTTATATGTGTGCAAGAATGAGGAGAGGAGCATTATATTCAAAAGCAGAAGAGTTAGGATGTAATAAACTTGCATTAGGTCATCATTATGATGATGTAATAGAGACAACAATGCTTAACTTATTGTGTGCTGGCAATTTTAAAACAATGCTTCCTAAACTTAATTCCACTAATTTTGAAGGTATAAAAATCATAAGACCACTTTATTATATAAGAGAAGAACATATTATAAGATTTATTCAACATAGTGGTATATGGCCATTAAATTGTGCATGTATGGTTGCTGCTAAAAAAACAGGCAATAAGAGATATGAAATAAAAGACTTAATAAAGAGTCTAGAACCAAATTTTAAAAATGTAGAAAAGTCTATATTTAAGGCAGCAGAAAATGTAAATCTTGATTCAGTACTTGGCTGGCAAAAAGATGGGGAGAAACATTCTTTCTTAGAAAATTTTGAATAA
- a CDS encoding spore coat associated protein CotJA: MENKTRDIKKNCGSSLARPYVNNQIFTEMYCLSDALKFGTIFPELNLLESEMYNKELYAKPKKYRGGRR, encoded by the coding sequence TTGGAAAATAAAACTAGAGATATCAAAAAAAATTGTGGTTCATCTTTGGCTAGACCATATGTTAACAATCAAATTTTCACAGAAATGTACTGCCTTTCTGATGCATTAAAATTTGGAACTATATTCCCAGAACTAAACTTATTAGAATCTGAAATGTACAACAAAGAATTATATGCTAAGCCAAAAAAATATAGAGGAGGTAGAAGATAA